A region of Granulicella sibirica DNA encodes the following proteins:
- a CDS encoding TonB-dependent receptor gives MRIPHRLPSRFALLSLPCALLFPAPVHAQTASVTGTVHDPSQLALPGAQINLDGADVHLSTVSDNTGHYAFPSPGSGSYTITAQKPGFNPVSLTFVVPAGTSLTEDLNFTTLNSSSSVTVHAAASGTSAAGYYVGTVDRGVLGDSPILDQPYTITVLPSDQIANTQVKNLRDALKYLPLVQFTEQQGPEIIRPATRGMQGSIAQNTRMDGLAMAITGGNPMEQYQELQVENGLGAPVYGPANPSGMFDFVLKRPTEARTTSLYLEQDSSTVGTAWLDSGGRGGPHKMFGYRTNLLYGDGTQFVQASRLRRRLAMFAGDVRFTDRTTLDAHYSVYDIVQRGYPGWFTYGQNTPAGGTTQNPAPDFILPSAPDPTVRGFGQAYAGVNLTTQSTSVRFLHDFSPNWHAMAGGLGQRLDRFIDTPVNVLTNNAGAYRQSLATGFAPRFRVESDLGYITGTVNKWGLRQNVVLGSEGYRFNQYAYTAPPAANVLIGNASISDPLVLPAPSVGLPKNVNIYQSAVVEQQGFNLGDMIYFPKYFAVRVAASQDFIGVDNNTLNTTTLAQTRSSGSNKNGVSPSASVMFKPVSWMTAYGTFASSLQQGDIAPGSANVVNANQSLDPYRSKEWEIGYKTDARPLAITADLFRISRPFANTVSYNGSTTENIFKIVGNQVNYGAELQAQGTLFRRLLIDAGFTALNARLNDTQIAATNGKRFVGIPGYRTGTYSEYRVPGVSRLSVTGAWEFIGQRPQDDENLHRTPGSSEFDLGFRYSRPLFEKLATLRFNCQNITDTHYYSTIAAGDITGTNASSNTAHLGLPRTISTSLQFSF, from the coding sequence TTGCGTATCCCTCATCGCCTCCCCAGCCGGTTTGCCCTTTTGAGCCTGCCCTGTGCCCTCCTGTTCCCTGCTCCCGTCCACGCTCAAACGGCCTCCGTAACCGGCACTGTCCACGACCCTTCTCAGCTCGCATTGCCGGGTGCCCAGATCAACCTTGATGGGGCCGACGTCCACCTCAGCACGGTCAGCGACAACACCGGACACTACGCTTTTCCGTCTCCCGGCTCAGGGAGCTACACCATCACGGCGCAGAAGCCCGGCTTTAACCCCGTTAGCCTCACCTTTGTGGTCCCTGCAGGCACAAGCCTCACCGAGGACCTCAACTTCACCACGCTGAACTCTTCGTCCAGTGTCACCGTGCATGCCGCCGCCTCTGGAACCTCCGCCGCGGGATACTACGTTGGCACCGTCGACCGCGGGGTACTCGGGGACTCGCCAATCCTCGATCAGCCATACACCATCACCGTGCTCCCGTCCGACCAGATCGCGAATACCCAGGTCAAGAACCTGCGTGACGCGCTCAAGTACCTTCCGCTCGTGCAATTTACCGAGCAGCAGGGCCCGGAGATCATCCGCCCGGCCACGCGCGGCATGCAGGGCTCCATCGCGCAGAACACCCGTATGGATGGCCTGGCGATGGCCATCACCGGCGGCAACCCGATGGAGCAGTATCAGGAGCTGCAGGTGGAGAACGGCCTCGGCGCACCGGTCTATGGCCCCGCGAACCCATCGGGAATGTTCGACTTCGTGCTCAAGCGCCCTACCGAAGCCCGCACCACGAGCCTCTACCTCGAGCAGGATAGCAGCACAGTCGGGACCGCGTGGCTCGATAGCGGCGGCCGTGGCGGCCCGCACAAGATGTTTGGCTATCGGACCAACCTGCTCTATGGTGACGGCACACAGTTCGTCCAGGCAAGCCGCCTGCGCCGCCGCCTCGCTATGTTCGCAGGCGATGTCCGCTTCACCGACCGCACCACGCTCGACGCGCACTACAGCGTCTACGACATCGTGCAGCGCGGCTACCCCGGCTGGTTCACCTACGGCCAGAACACGCCGGCTGGCGGAACCACGCAGAATCCTGCGCCCGACTTCATTCTGCCCAGCGCACCCGACCCAACAGTTCGCGGCTTTGGACAGGCCTACGCCGGCGTGAACCTCACGACACAGAGCACAAGCGTTCGCTTCCTCCACGACTTTTCTCCCAACTGGCATGCCATGGCGGGTGGCCTCGGCCAACGTCTCGATCGCTTCATCGACACCCCCGTCAATGTGCTAACCAACAACGCGGGAGCTTACCGGCAGTCGCTCGCTACCGGCTTCGCTCCGCGCTTCCGCGTTGAGAGCGATCTCGGCTACATCACCGGCACGGTGAACAAGTGGGGACTCCGCCAGAATGTCGTCCTTGGGAGCGAAGGCTATCGCTTCAACCAGTACGCCTACACCGCGCCCCCTGCCGCCAACGTCCTGATTGGGAATGCCAGCATCAGCGATCCTCTCGTCTTACCGGCCCCCAGCGTCGGCCTGCCGAAGAACGTGAACATCTATCAATCAGCGGTCGTTGAACAGCAGGGCTTCAACCTCGGCGACATGATCTACTTTCCCAAGTACTTCGCGGTACGCGTTGCGGCAAGTCAGGACTTCATCGGCGTCGATAACAACACGCTGAACACAACCACTCTCGCTCAAACGCGGAGCTCCGGGTCCAACAAGAATGGGGTTAGCCCTTCCGCCAGCGTGATGTTCAAACCGGTGAGCTGGATGACCGCCTACGGCACCTTCGCCAGCAGCCTTCAGCAGGGCGACATTGCGCCTGGCTCAGCCAATGTCGTTAACGCCAACCAGTCCCTCGATCCCTACCGCAGCAAGGAGTGGGAGATCGGCTACAAGACGGACGCTCGCCCCCTGGCAATCACAGCGGACCTCTTCCGCATCTCACGTCCGTTCGCGAACACCGTCTCGTATAACGGCAGCACCACGGAGAACATCTTCAAGATCGTCGGCAATCAGGTGAACTACGGGGCCGAACTCCAGGCCCAGGGAACGCTGTTTCGTCGGCTTCTGATCGATGCCGGCTTCACCGCGCTCAACGCCAGGTTGAACGACACCCAGATCGCGGCGACGAATGGAAAGCGCTTCGTCGGCATTCCGGGATACCGCACGGGAACATACTCTGAGTACCGCGTCCCCGGCGTCTCGCGCCTGAGCGTGACGGGGGCATGGGAGTTCATTGGCCAGCGTCCGCAGGACGACGAGAACCTGCACCGAACGCCGGGAAGCAGCGAGTTCGACCTCGGCTTCCGCTACTCGAGGCCGCTCTTCGAGAAGCTCGCCACCCTCCGCTTCAACTGCCAGAACATCACCGACACTCACTACTACTCGACCATCGCCGCGGGCGACATCACCGGAACCAACGCCAGCAGCAATACTGCGCACCTTGGTCTGCCACGAACGATCTCGACATCACTGCAGTTTTCCTTTTGA
- a CDS encoding CocE/NonD family hydrolase, producing MRLHHAAVIMSLGLATLAVSAYGQGSAEKFPADDLATNFKAPVVERDYDKRVVMIPMRDGTKLYTVIVVPKGAKSAPIVLTRTCYNAAGRAARSESPRMIEALPLSDEGFVESGYIRVYQDVRGKYGSEGVYLMTPPPVNSGFNPSGADDTTDAYDTIDWLIKNVPESNGRVGMIGSSYEGFTVVMALLHPHPALKVAAPESPMVDGWMGDDWFHYGAFRENNLDYFVGQTTMRGAGVKVTRAHRDDYTNFLEAGSAGDFARSLGEDQLPYWRTVEQHPAYDGFWQSQALDKLIAQVPTTVPTMWEQGLWDQEDMWGAIHSFRALEPKDKDHLNHLVMGPWRHSQVNREGRTLGPMTWATDTTAQWRRDVLLPFFNQYLKPGSPKADTPHAWIYNTGEDHWETPKAWPASCEKGCPTASKRLYLTASGKLSFDAPASAAPNASSNKFDEYISDPAKPVPYRPRPVAADDNAAWGSWLVTDQRFVEGRPDVLTYESEPLKEPMKLSGEPVAHLFASTSGTDSDWVVKIIDVFPDRGTPPVDMNGYELPLSTDIFRGRYRTSFEKPAALTPDEPLPFTFGLPMINHTIQPGHRLMVQIQSTLFPLYDRNPQRFVPNIFDAKPADYQKATQRIWHSGETASYISLPVVPITE from the coding sequence ATGAGACTTCATCACGCCGCTGTCATCATGTCATTGGGGCTTGCCACGCTCGCCGTTTCCGCCTATGGGCAGGGAAGTGCGGAAAAGTTCCCGGCTGACGATCTCGCTACCAACTTCAAGGCTCCTGTGGTCGAACGGGACTACGACAAACGTGTCGTCATGATCCCGATGCGGGACGGCACAAAGCTCTACACCGTGATAGTCGTCCCAAAGGGCGCGAAGTCCGCACCTATCGTCCTCACCCGGACCTGCTACAACGCCGCAGGGCGGGCCGCACGTTCCGAGTCGCCGCGCATGATTGAGGCGCTGCCGTTGAGCGACGAAGGCTTCGTCGAATCCGGGTACATCCGTGTCTACCAGGATGTTCGCGGCAAGTATGGTTCCGAGGGCGTTTACCTGATGACGCCGCCACCCGTGAATTCCGGCTTCAACCCGTCCGGCGCGGACGACACTACCGACGCCTATGACACCATCGATTGGCTCATCAAGAACGTTCCCGAGTCGAATGGCCGCGTGGGCATGATCGGGTCATCTTACGAAGGCTTCACCGTTGTCATGGCCCTTCTGCATCCACACCCTGCTCTCAAAGTAGCCGCACCGGAAAGCCCAATGGTCGATGGCTGGATGGGTGATGACTGGTTCCACTACGGTGCCTTTCGCGAAAATAACCTTGACTACTTTGTTGGGCAGACCACCATGCGCGGAGCCGGCGTCAAGGTGACCCGCGCACACCGGGATGACTACACCAACTTCCTTGAAGCTGGTTCAGCCGGAGACTTCGCCCGCTCTCTTGGAGAAGACCAACTTCCCTATTGGCGCACCGTCGAGCAGCATCCTGCCTACGATGGTTTCTGGCAGAGCCAGGCGCTTGATAAGCTCATCGCCCAGGTTCCCACGACGGTCCCCACCATGTGGGAGCAGGGACTTTGGGATCAGGAGGATATGTGGGGCGCCATTCACTCCTTTCGGGCTTTGGAGCCAAAAGACAAGGATCACCTTAACCACCTGGTGATGGGACCATGGCGACACAGCCAGGTCAACCGCGAGGGCCGCACCCTGGGTCCCATGACGTGGGCGACGGATACCACCGCGCAATGGCGGCGTGACGTCCTATTGCCGTTTTTCAACCAGTACCTGAAACCCGGTTCGCCGAAAGCAGACACTCCCCACGCCTGGATTTACAACACCGGGGAAGACCACTGGGAGACGCCGAAAGCATGGCCTGCTAGTTGCGAGAAGGGCTGCCCAACGGCGTCGAAGCGCCTCTACCTGACTGCGTCGGGGAAACTCTCCTTCGATGCCCCAGCCTCTGCAGCTCCAAACGCAAGTTCCAACAAGTTTGACGAATATATTTCGGATCCTGCCAAACCTGTCCCATATCGCCCCCGGCCCGTTGCCGCCGATGACAACGCTGCCTGGGGCAGCTGGCTTGTCACCGATCAGCGCTTCGTGGAGGGTCGTCCTGATGTTCTCACGTACGAATCGGAACCCCTCAAAGAACCCATGAAGCTCTCAGGTGAACCCGTCGCCCATCTGTTCGCCTCTACCTCTGGAACTGACTCAGACTGGGTCGTCAAGATCATCGACGTCTTTCCCGATCGTGGGACACCGCCCGTCGACATGAATGGCTATGAGCTTCCTTTGTCAACCGACATTTTCCGTGGCCGTTATCGCACCAGCTTCGAGAAGCCCGCCGCTTTGACCCCGGATGAGCCTTTGCCCTTCACTTTCGGGCTTCCGATGATCAATCACACCATACAACCAGGTCATCGCTTGATGGTCCAGATCCAGTCGACCCTGTTCCCGCTCTATGACCGTAATCCCCAGAGATTCGTTCCTAATATCTTCGATGCCAAACCTGCGGATTACCAGAAAGCCACACAACGCATATGGCACAGCGGTGAAACTGCCAGCTATATCAGCCTCCCGGTCGTTCCAATCACCGAGTAA
- a CDS encoding HU family DNA-binding protein: MATKKAAAKKTVAPVTAKATAVPAKKTAAIKKMTKSELVRVVSEKMELTTKQSVALFDLLASTAIQETKKGGEFTIPGLGKLVKAQRAARIGRNPQTGESIKIKAKTTVKFRVAKAAKDAIAPVK; this comes from the coding sequence ATGGCAACGAAGAAAGCAGCAGCAAAGAAGACCGTCGCACCAGTAACCGCAAAAGCGACGGCAGTGCCAGCGAAGAAGACGGCTGCAATTAAGAAGATGACCAAATCAGAGTTAGTTCGGGTTGTTTCTGAGAAGATGGAATTGACGACAAAACAGTCAGTGGCGTTGTTCGATCTTCTCGCATCCACCGCTATTCAGGAGACCAAGAAGGGTGGCGAATTTACCATTCCTGGCCTGGGTAAGCTGGTGAAGGCTCAGCGTGCCGCCCGCATCGGTCGCAATCCGCAGACCGGGGAATCGATCAAGATCAAGGCAAAGACAACAGTAAAGTTCCGCGTTGCCAAGGCTGCCAAGGACGCGATCGCTCCGGTAAAGTAA
- a CDS encoding substrate-binding domain-containing protein has translation MVRNGTLAATALALPRHEGLFAQSLPGLEVASAGSIRAMLDGPLKDAATTDLRLDLHTHSGGADAIARSIVDGILSADIFIPITAEPMRTVMQSGRAQTAYPIARTEMVILYSAKSRFAPAFAAAAEGKRNWWEVLQEPGLNFARSNPNDDPSGRCILFTMMLAAKKYGQPDLLEKVLGAPLNPSQVRPGTSVRTGLENGTIDAAGSYKIATRLSNIPFLTLPADVNLSGPRIHENHPDLSLAFEKKTFYPESLVFYAAALTPSENAQGALRFLNWLRGKQAATLFERNGFGLPDSPAPLNRPA, from the coding sequence ATGGTACGCAACGGCACCCTCGCCGCAACCGCGCTGGCTTTGCCTCGTCACGAAGGCCTGTTTGCACAAAGCCTGCCTGGGCTCGAGGTCGCGTCGGCGGGATCGATCCGCGCCATGCTTGACGGCCCGCTGAAAGACGCGGCGACGACTGATCTTCGGCTTGACCTGCATACCCACTCCGGCGGAGCCGATGCGATCGCGCGAAGCATTGTCGATGGAATTCTGTCCGCGGACATCTTCATTCCCATTACCGCGGAGCCGATGCGGACGGTGATGCAGTCAGGAAGGGCACAGACCGCTTACCCTATCGCACGAACCGAGATGGTCATCCTTTACAGCGCAAAGAGCCGGTTCGCTCCTGCGTTCGCCGCCGCTGCCGAGGGCAAGCGCAACTGGTGGGAGGTCCTACAGGAGCCGGGCCTCAACTTCGCCCGAAGCAATCCCAACGACGACCCAAGCGGCCGCTGCATTCTCTTCACGATGATGCTCGCGGCAAAAAAGTATGGTCAGCCGGATCTCCTGGAGAAGGTGCTTGGCGCCCCCTTGAACCCCTCACAGGTGCGGCCCGGGACAAGCGTCCGAACAGGCCTGGAGAATGGGACGATCGATGCGGCAGGCAGCTACAAGATAGCGACACGACTCAGCAATATTCCGTTTTTGACGCTTCCCGCAGACGTGAATCTAAGCGGCCCTCGTATCCACGAAAACCATCCCGATCTTTCGTTGGCGTTCGAGAAGAAAACCTTCTATCCCGAGTCCCTTGTCTTCTACGCAGCGGCCCTGACGCCATCCGAAAATGCTCAAGGTGCATTGCGGTTCCTGAACTGGTTGCGAGGGAAGCAGGCCGCAACCCTCTTTGAGAGGAACGGTTTCGGTTTGCCCGACAGCCCCGCGCCGCTCAATAGACCAGCATAG
- a CDS encoding response regulator transcription factor produces MESGQGTVLLVEDDLSIRRGLKTTLTALGFDIGEASTGEEALTRLRMVDYDAVLMDLNMPGMGGVEACRRVRKEFPHLSILVVTVRDNEEDKIGALDAGADDYVTKPFQVRELAARIRAAVRRRRTPASVSAEPTLSVGIFELSAERRMLKKRGQEIKLTPTEFDLLAYLMMHAGHPILHSKLLSTVWGAEYGDEREYLRTFILQLRRKLEDDPSNPAYLKTVNYLGYLFFDPSEDA; encoded by the coding sequence ATGGAGAGTGGACAGGGAACCGTATTGCTGGTGGAAGATGACCTCTCAATCCGGCGCGGGTTGAAGACAACGCTTACTGCGCTGGGGTTCGATATCGGCGAGGCATCAACCGGAGAAGAGGCGTTGACGCGTCTGCGTATGGTGGATTATGACGCGGTGTTGATGGACTTGAATATGCCGGGTATGGGAGGCGTCGAGGCATGCCGGAGGGTGCGGAAGGAATTTCCGCATCTATCGATTCTTGTGGTCACCGTGAGGGACAACGAAGAGGACAAGATCGGGGCACTCGACGCTGGCGCTGACGATTACGTGACGAAGCCGTTCCAGGTACGGGAACTGGCAGCGCGGATACGGGCAGCGGTGCGAAGAAGGAGGACGCCGGCGAGCGTGTCGGCAGAGCCTACACTTTCGGTGGGGATCTTCGAGCTAAGCGCGGAGCGGCGGATGCTGAAGAAGCGGGGTCAGGAAATCAAGCTAACTCCGACCGAGTTCGATCTGCTGGCTTACCTGATGATGCATGCGGGGCACCCGATCCTTCACTCGAAACTCTTGAGTACGGTCTGGGGAGCCGAGTACGGTGATGAGCGGGAGTATTTAAGGACGTTCATTTTGCAGCTTCGCAGGAAACTGGAAGACGATCCGTCGAACCCTGCTTATCTGAAGACGGTGAACTACCTTGGATATCTCTTCTTTGACCCTAGCGAAGATGCCTGA
- a CDS encoding sensor histidine kinase has translation MRALQVGVRTIDSKRVLFRLLRGVLCFVLGGGVAGISFILHLNLSTAGSLELLLILLIALRWGFGAATVASLSAVAGLNYLFTPPLFEFTVADPENWISLATFEGTALLVSGLSAKVRLHAEQVELQRARAEKLYALSRAVLLIDSRKPIGEQLVSLIRELIGAKAVELWIADDTPSLPWDAEAGSARATFESGLDDDEETVSRRVLRLGMTPVGAMVLREWEMDASLADAVASLAAVALERARALRKENRAEAERNTEQLRTGVLDGLAHGFKTPLTAIQTASSGLLAIGGLNETQTELVSIVDEEATKLARMTTRLLQTASLDAREVRLTRSSVMIADLVMDVIGQLDEAAQRRVAVSIDPGVSPMQVDSQMIGLAILQLVDNAAKYGEVGSRITIGILQSDSEIKVEVTNLGTPIRREERERIFERFYRGVDAVHGPTGTGIGLSVVKKAVEAHGGSVGVECEGGATKFVLTLPRHVGRG, from the coding sequence ATGAGAGCTTTGCAGGTTGGTGTTCGCACGATCGATTCGAAGCGAGTGTTGTTCCGCTTGCTGCGAGGGGTGCTTTGTTTCGTGCTTGGCGGCGGAGTTGCCGGGATCTCTTTTATTCTGCATTTGAACCTGTCGACGGCTGGATCGCTGGAGCTTCTGCTGATCTTGCTGATCGCTTTGCGATGGGGATTTGGCGCTGCAACCGTTGCATCGCTGAGTGCCGTGGCGGGGCTGAATTATCTCTTCACGCCTCCCTTGTTCGAGTTCACCGTCGCGGATCCGGAGAACTGGATTTCGCTGGCTACGTTTGAAGGCACAGCTTTGCTGGTGAGCGGCCTGTCCGCGAAGGTTCGGCTGCATGCGGAACAGGTTGAACTGCAGAGGGCACGGGCGGAGAAGCTATATGCCCTGAGCCGCGCTGTCCTTTTAATCGACAGCCGTAAGCCGATTGGGGAGCAACTCGTCTCGCTGATTCGTGAGTTGATCGGGGCTAAGGCGGTGGAGCTATGGATCGCTGACGACACTCCCTCGTTGCCGTGGGATGCCGAAGCCGGTTCGGCGCGCGCCACCTTCGAGAGTGGCCTGGATGACGATGAGGAAACTGTCTCGCGAAGGGTACTGCGACTTGGGATGACTCCCGTTGGGGCGATGGTACTTCGCGAATGGGAGATGGATGCCTCACTCGCGGATGCGGTGGCATCGCTTGCTGCGGTCGCGCTGGAAAGAGCGCGGGCTCTGCGGAAAGAGAATAGGGCCGAGGCGGAACGCAATACGGAGCAGCTACGGACGGGAGTGCTGGATGGTCTTGCACATGGATTCAAGACGCCGTTAACGGCTATTCAGACGGCCAGTTCTGGTCTGCTTGCGATCGGTGGCTTGAACGAGACCCAGACGGAGCTTGTCTCGATTGTGGACGAAGAGGCCACCAAACTGGCAAGGATGACGACCCGTCTGCTGCAGACAGCTTCGCTCGACGCGCGCGAGGTACGATTGACCCGGTCGTCGGTGATGATCGCTGACCTGGTGATGGATGTCATCGGACAGCTTGATGAGGCGGCGCAACGGAGAGTGGCAGTGTCGATCGACCCGGGAGTTTCGCCGATGCAGGTTGATTCGCAGATGATCGGTCTTGCAATTCTGCAGTTGGTTGATAACGCGGCGAAATACGGCGAAGTGGGAAGCAGAATCACGATCGGGATTCTGCAGAGCGACAGTGAGATAAAGGTAGAGGTAACGAATCTGGGGACGCCGATCCGGCGGGAGGAGCGGGAGAGAATCTTCGAGCGGTTTTATCGTGGTGTGGATGCCGTACATGGTCCGACAGGAACGGGGATCGGTTTGTCTGTGGTAAAGAAAGCGGTCGAGGCACATGGGGGCAGCGTTGGGGTGGAGTGTGAGGGGGGCGCAACCAAGTTTGTGCTAACACTGCCGCGGCATGTGGGGAGGGGGTAA